The Chthoniobacterales bacterium genome includes a region encoding these proteins:
- a CDS encoding pseudouridine synthase — protein sequence VPPRDPPIRVRKAIPDTWIALELHEGRNRQVRRMTAAVGHPTLRLLRVRIGGFDLPADLAPGAWRELTRPEREAVFATTP from the coding sequence GTGCCGCCGCGCGATCCGCCGATCCGCGTGCGAAAGGCGATTCCGGATACGTGGATCGCGCTCGAGTTGCACGAGGGGCGCAACCGCCAGGTGCGGCGGATGACGGCCGCGGTCGGGCATCCCACGTTGCGGCTGCTGCGCGTGCGGATCGGCGGATTCGACCTGCCGGCGGATCTGGCCCCGGGCGCCTGGCGGGAGTTGACCCGGCCCGAGCGCGAGGCCGTCTTCGCGACTACGCCGTGA